One part of the Magallana gigas chromosome 5, xbMagGiga1.1, whole genome shotgun sequence genome encodes these proteins:
- the LOC105328437 gene encoding longitudinals lacking protein, isoforms H/M/V isoform X4 yields the protein MFYHKVYMNQIHSSSLLCQLASMWKNQVLCDAVIKAGNSQIKAHRVVLVAACPMLHSMKNASVGSNLEVRLAADIKADAINTFLQYLYEGFMMLTEENTKDVEKIARVLQVESVLKCCADFYKCLHAGDKYEYSFHDNAEFKHVRASDLLKVHERNKRTSEIQPPSPGAKRQRIQSRGSSDSFNDFGASDPWDRVPREGLMGSSSTRNTQPGVIEIMEDSVEIVHSDKPEDSGGTRRDNPQDRMSISVASQMKANNDVQIINASSGSEPPPRITASSSESSRFSSHPSFSHSQGSSSLGFRHDPNFANPNSASGSRLPTSPSAHSRMPSPSSAYHLPQRTSAHSQPKPFAAGNAAQASKSYNIPSPGEQSRSSQDQSRVTAGASTLSFSSSSSSLVGPPSSSPSTSTQAPQPVALWRSTSSDAVATGSTAASQMSEKPLLHRSESTPATSDADISIVKVESEVSFDEQFHGDDPNVTFEPDDQSGDWNREDTSNEESNASEDKMPQWMADTMKDIAAGQGTTQEYRGLPNLPATYRSNLGRSPSLDPVNYIFIELGQPLPEGYVRLDEEEKVCVPSVWLNRTLSQCVGKPAFFTLKKLVNGFVNPWECKYGGTSAYKNTPLEPVFNALLLFGSKQLKLSWSGAKQAINEKLAHGRKMHKAHSAS from the exons ATGTTTTACCATAAGGTTTACATGAACCAGATCCATTCCAGTTCTCTTCTATGTCAGCTGGCCTCCATGTGGAAGAACCAGGTTCTATGTGATGCAGTCATTAAAGCAGGAAACAGTCAAATTAAA GCGCACAGGGTAGTCTTAGTTGCTGCATGCCCCATGCTACATTCCATGAAGAATGCCTCGGTGGGCTCCAATCTGGAAGTGAGGCTAGCAGCAGACATTAAAGCAGATGCCATCAACACTTTCCTTCAGTACTTATATGAGGGCTTCATGATGCTGACAGAAGAAAACACCAAAGATGTGGAAAAGATTGCACGGGTCTTGCAGGTGGAAAGTGTTCTGAAGTGTTGTGCAGACTTCTACAAGTGTTTGCATGCAGGTGATAAATATGAATACAGTTTCCACGATAATGCAGAGTTCAAGCATGTCAGAGCATCAGATCTTCTCAAGGTTCATGAAAGAAACAAAAGAACCTCTGAGATACAACCCCCAAGTCCAGGAGCTAAACGTCAAAGAATTCAAAGCAGGGGTTCCTCAGACTCTTTCAATGATTTTGGAGCAAGTGACCCATGGGATAGAGTTCCTAGAGAAGGACTCATGGGAAGCTCCTCAACAAGAAACACCCAACCAGGGGTCATTGAGATCATGGAAGATAGTGTGGAAATAGTGCACTCGGATAAACCAGAAGACTCCGGAGGGACGCGTCGGGACAATCCACAAGACAGAATGTCCATATCTGTGGCCAGTCAAATGAAAGCAAACAATGATGTTCAGATCATTAATGCTTCCAGTGGATCAGAGCCCCCACCTCGTATCACAGCAAGCAGTTCAGAATCATCTAGATTTTCTTCTCATCCTTCATTTTCACATTCTCAGGGATCATCAAGTTTGGGTTTTCGACATGATCCTAACTTCGCTAATCCAAATAGTGCATCAGGTAGCAGACTCCCTACATCTCCTTCAGCTCATTCTAGAATGCCATCTCCTTCATCAGCTTATCATCTTCCTCAAAGAACCTCAGCACATTCACAACCAAAGCCATTCGCCGCAGGAAATGCTGCCCAGGCATCAAAGAGTTACAACATACCGTCACCAGGGGAACAGTCGCGCTCTTCCCAGGATCAGTCACGGGTAACGGCAGGAGCAAGCACCTTGTCGTTTTCCTCATCTTCATCTTCATTGGTAGGTCCTCCATCATCCTCTCCATCTACTTCTACACAAGCACCTCAACCAGTGGCTTTATGGAGGAGTACCAGTTCTGATGCAGTGGCTACAGGGTCTACAGCAGCCTCCCAGATGTCAGAGAAGCCATTGCTGCATAG GTCAGAAAGTACACCAGCCACTTCTGATGCAGATATTTCCATAGTTAAAGTGGAAAGTGAGGTGTCATTTGATGAACAATTCCATGGTGACGACCCTAATGTCACCTTTGAACCTGACGACCAATCAGGAGACTGGAACAGAGAAGACACATCTAATGAAGAAAGCAATGCAAGTGAAGACAAGATGCCCCAGTGGATGGCCGATACAATGAAAG ATATTGCAGCAGGACAGGGGACTACACAAGAGTATCGGGGTCTACCTAATCTCCCTGCAACATATAGAAGCAACTTGGGAAGGTCTCCATCATTAGATCCAGTTAACTAT ATATTTATTGAACTTGGACAGCCATTACCAGAAGGCTATGTACGATTAGATGAGGAGGAGAAAGTGTGTGTTCCGTCTGTGTGGCTGAATCGGACATTAAGTCAGTGTGTGGGCAAGCCAGCCTTCTTTACACTGAAAAAACTAGTCAATGGTTTTGTAAATCCATGGGAGTGTAAATATGGGGGAACCTCAGCCTACAAGAACACACCGCTGGAGCCGGTGTTCAATGCCTTGTTGT TATTTGGTTCCAAACAATTGAAGTTAAGCTGGTCTGGTGCAAAGCAAGCAATCAATGAAAAACTAGCTCATGGTAGGAAAATGCACAAAGCCCATAGCGCATCTTGA
- the LOC105328437 gene encoding longitudinals lacking protein, isoforms H/M/V isoform X2: MFYHKVYMNQIHSSSLLCQLASMWKNQVLCDAVIKAGNSQIKAHRVVLVAACPMLHSMKNASVGSNLEVRLAADIKADAINTFLQYLYEGFMMLTEENTKDVEKIARVLQVESVLKCCADFYKCLHAGDKYEYSFHDNAEFKHVRASDLLKVHERNKRTSEIQPPSPGAKRQRIQSRGSSDSFNDFGASDPWDRVPREGLMGSSSTRNTQPGVIEIMEDSVEIVHSDKPEDSGGTRRDNPQDRMSISVASQMKANNDVQIINASSGSEPPPRITASSSESSRFSSHPSFSHSQGSSSLGFRHDPNFANPNSASGSRLPTSPSAHSRMPSPSSAYHLPQRTSAHSQPKPFAAGNAAQASKSYNIPSPGEQSRSSQDQSRVTAGASTLSFSSSSSSLVGPPSSSPSTSTQAPQPVALWRSTSSDAVATGSTAASQMSEKPLLHRSESTPATSDADISIVKVESEVSFDEQFHGDDPNVTFEPDDQSGDWNREDTSNEESNASEDKMPQWMADTMKDIAAGQGTTQEYRGLPNLPATYRSNLGRSPSLDPVNYIFIELGQPLPEGYVRLDEEEKVCVPSVWLNRTLSQCVGKPAFFTLKKLVNGFVNPWECKYGGTSAYKNTPLEPVFNALLSYGMRNLNLTAQMATRALNEKLATGRKKALKMVQNIYHPT, from the exons ATGTTTTACCATAAGGTTTACATGAACCAGATCCATTCCAGTTCTCTTCTATGTCAGCTGGCCTCCATGTGGAAGAACCAGGTTCTATGTGATGCAGTCATTAAAGCAGGAAACAGTCAAATTAAA GCGCACAGGGTAGTCTTAGTTGCTGCATGCCCCATGCTACATTCCATGAAGAATGCCTCGGTGGGCTCCAATCTGGAAGTGAGGCTAGCAGCAGACATTAAAGCAGATGCCATCAACACTTTCCTTCAGTACTTATATGAGGGCTTCATGATGCTGACAGAAGAAAACACCAAAGATGTGGAAAAGATTGCACGGGTCTTGCAGGTGGAAAGTGTTCTGAAGTGTTGTGCAGACTTCTACAAGTGTTTGCATGCAGGTGATAAATATGAATACAGTTTCCACGATAATGCAGAGTTCAAGCATGTCAGAGCATCAGATCTTCTCAAGGTTCATGAAAGAAACAAAAGAACCTCTGAGATACAACCCCCAAGTCCAGGAGCTAAACGTCAAAGAATTCAAAGCAGGGGTTCCTCAGACTCTTTCAATGATTTTGGAGCAAGTGACCCATGGGATAGAGTTCCTAGAGAAGGACTCATGGGAAGCTCCTCAACAAGAAACACCCAACCAGGGGTCATTGAGATCATGGAAGATAGTGTGGAAATAGTGCACTCGGATAAACCAGAAGACTCCGGAGGGACGCGTCGGGACAATCCACAAGACAGAATGTCCATATCTGTGGCCAGTCAAATGAAAGCAAACAATGATGTTCAGATCATTAATGCTTCCAGTGGATCAGAGCCCCCACCTCGTATCACAGCAAGCAGTTCAGAATCATCTAGATTTTCTTCTCATCCTTCATTTTCACATTCTCAGGGATCATCAAGTTTGGGTTTTCGACATGATCCTAACTTCGCTAATCCAAATAGTGCATCAGGTAGCAGACTCCCTACATCTCCTTCAGCTCATTCTAGAATGCCATCTCCTTCATCAGCTTATCATCTTCCTCAAAGAACCTCAGCACATTCACAACCAAAGCCATTCGCCGCAGGAAATGCTGCCCAGGCATCAAAGAGTTACAACATACCGTCACCAGGGGAACAGTCGCGCTCTTCCCAGGATCAGTCACGGGTAACGGCAGGAGCAAGCACCTTGTCGTTTTCCTCATCTTCATCTTCATTGGTAGGTCCTCCATCATCCTCTCCATCTACTTCTACACAAGCACCTCAACCAGTGGCTTTATGGAGGAGTACCAGTTCTGATGCAGTGGCTACAGGGTCTACAGCAGCCTCCCAGATGTCAGAGAAGCCATTGCTGCATAG GTCAGAAAGTACACCAGCCACTTCTGATGCAGATATTTCCATAGTTAAAGTGGAAAGTGAGGTGTCATTTGATGAACAATTCCATGGTGACGACCCTAATGTCACCTTTGAACCTGACGACCAATCAGGAGACTGGAACAGAGAAGACACATCTAATGAAGAAAGCAATGCAAGTGAAGACAAGATGCCCCAGTGGATGGCCGATACAATGAAAG ATATTGCAGCAGGACAGGGGACTACACAAGAGTATCGGGGTCTACCTAATCTCCCTGCAACATATAGAAGCAACTTGGGAAGGTCTCCATCATTAGATCCAGTTAACTAT ATATTTATTGAACTTGGACAGCCATTACCAGAAGGCTATGTACGATTAGATGAGGAGGAGAAAGTGTGTGTTCCGTCTGTGTGGCTGAATCGGACATTAAGTCAGTGTGTGGGCAAGCCAGCCTTCTTTACACTGAAAAAACTAGTCAATGGTTTTGTAAATCCATGGGAGTGTAAATATGGGGGAACCTCAGCCTACAAGAACACACCGCTGGAGCCGGTGTTCAATGCCTTGTTGT CGTATGGAATGCGGAATTTGAATTTGACAGCACAAATGGCCACTAGAGCGTTGAATGAGAAATTAGCCACAGGAAGAAAGAAAGCTTTAAAGAtggttcaaaatatttatcaccCCACCTAA
- the LOC105328437 gene encoding longitudinals lacking protein, isoforms H/M/V isoform X13, whose protein sequence is MFYHKVYMNQIHSSSLLCQLASMWKNQVLCDAVIKAGNSQIKAHRVVLVAACPMLHSMKNASVGSNLEVRLAADIKADAINTFLQYLYEGFMMLTEENTKDVEKIARVLQVESVLKCCADFYKCLHAGDKYEYSFHDNAEFKHVRASDLLKVHERNKRTSEIQPPSPGAKRQRIQSRGSSDSFNDFGASDPWDRVPREGLMGSSSTRNTQPGVIEIMEDSVEIVHSDKPEDSGGTRRDNPQDRMSISVASQMKANNDVQIINASSGSEPPPRITASSSESSRFSSHPSFSHSQGSSSLGFRHDPNFANPNSASGSRLPTSPSAHSRMPSPSSAYHLPQRTSAHSQPKPFAAGNAAQASKSYNIPSPGEQSRSSQDQSRVTAGASTLSFSSSSSSLVGPPSSSPSTSTQAPQPVALWRSTSSDAVATGSTAASQMSEKPLLHRSESTPATSDADISIVKVESEVSFDEQFHGDDPNVTFEPDDQSGDWNREDTSNEESNASEDKMPQWMADTMKGREQKISGLAKNDSDENLHRIVPTEGKKQKRCLLCQLRRVRTRSGWEVLTQNRCSRCLVPLCTGVRNCFALYHSFSHGNLSVDAQK, encoded by the exons ATGTTTTACCATAAGGTTTACATGAACCAGATCCATTCCAGTTCTCTTCTATGTCAGCTGGCCTCCATGTGGAAGAACCAGGTTCTATGTGATGCAGTCATTAAAGCAGGAAACAGTCAAATTAAA GCGCACAGGGTAGTCTTAGTTGCTGCATGCCCCATGCTACATTCCATGAAGAATGCCTCGGTGGGCTCCAATCTGGAAGTGAGGCTAGCAGCAGACATTAAAGCAGATGCCATCAACACTTTCCTTCAGTACTTATATGAGGGCTTCATGATGCTGACAGAAGAAAACACCAAAGATGTGGAAAAGATTGCACGGGTCTTGCAGGTGGAAAGTGTTCTGAAGTGTTGTGCAGACTTCTACAAGTGTTTGCATGCAGGTGATAAATATGAATACAGTTTCCACGATAATGCAGAGTTCAAGCATGTCAGAGCATCAGATCTTCTCAAGGTTCATGAAAGAAACAAAAGAACCTCTGAGATACAACCCCCAAGTCCAGGAGCTAAACGTCAAAGAATTCAAAGCAGGGGTTCCTCAGACTCTTTCAATGATTTTGGAGCAAGTGACCCATGGGATAGAGTTCCTAGAGAAGGACTCATGGGAAGCTCCTCAACAAGAAACACCCAACCAGGGGTCATTGAGATCATGGAAGATAGTGTGGAAATAGTGCACTCGGATAAACCAGAAGACTCCGGAGGGACGCGTCGGGACAATCCACAAGACAGAATGTCCATATCTGTGGCCAGTCAAATGAAAGCAAACAATGATGTTCAGATCATTAATGCTTCCAGTGGATCAGAGCCCCCACCTCGTATCACAGCAAGCAGTTCAGAATCATCTAGATTTTCTTCTCATCCTTCATTTTCACATTCTCAGGGATCATCAAGTTTGGGTTTTCGACATGATCCTAACTTCGCTAATCCAAATAGTGCATCAGGTAGCAGACTCCCTACATCTCCTTCAGCTCATTCTAGAATGCCATCTCCTTCATCAGCTTATCATCTTCCTCAAAGAACCTCAGCACATTCACAACCAAAGCCATTCGCCGCAGGAAATGCTGCCCAGGCATCAAAGAGTTACAACATACCGTCACCAGGGGAACAGTCGCGCTCTTCCCAGGATCAGTCACGGGTAACGGCAGGAGCAAGCACCTTGTCGTTTTCCTCATCTTCATCTTCATTGGTAGGTCCTCCATCATCCTCTCCATCTACTTCTACACAAGCACCTCAACCAGTGGCTTTATGGAGGAGTACCAGTTCTGATGCAGTGGCTACAGGGTCTACAGCAGCCTCCCAGATGTCAGAGAAGCCATTGCTGCATAG GTCAGAAAGTACACCAGCCACTTCTGATGCAGATATTTCCATAGTTAAAGTGGAAAGTGAGGTGTCATTTGATGAACAATTCCATGGTGACGACCCTAATGTCACCTTTGAACCTGACGACCAATCAGGAGACTGGAACAGAGAAGACACATCTAATGAAGAAAGCAATGCAAGTGAAGACAAGATGCCCCAGTGGATGGCCGATACAATGAAAG GGCGTGAACAGAAAATCTCTGGGTTGGCAAAGAACGATAGCGATGAAAACCTCCACAGAATTGTACCAACAGAAGGCAAAAAGCAAAAGCGGTGTTTGCTTTGTCAGTTAAGGAGAGTGCGCACGCGCAGTGGTTGGGAAGTTTTAACACAGAACCGATGTTCTCGCTGTCTTGTTCCACTGTGTACTGGAGTGCGCAATTGTTTTGCGTTATATCACTCTTTCTCGCACGGGAATTTATCTGTTGATGCCCAAAAGTAA
- the LOC105328437 gene encoding longitudinals lacking protein, isoforms H/M/V isoform X3 produces the protein MFYHKVYMNQIHSSSLLCQLASMWKNQVLCDAVIKAGNSQIKAHRVVLVAACPMLHSMKNASVGSNLEVRLAADIKADAINTFLQYLYEGFMMLTEENTKDVEKIARVLQVESVLKCCADFYKCLHAGDKYEYSFHDNAEFKHVRASDLLKVHERNKRTSEIQPPSPGAKRQRIQSRGSSDSFNDFGASDPWDRVPREGLMGSSSTRNTQPGVIEIMEDSVEIVHSDKPEDSGGTRRDNPQDRMSISVASQMKANNDVQIINASSGSEPPPRITASSSESSRFSSHPSFSHSQGSSSLGFRHDPNFANPNSASGSRLPTSPSAHSRMPSPSSAYHLPQRTSAHSQPKPFAAGNAAQASKSYNIPSPGEQSRSSQDQSRVTAGASTLSFSSSSSSLVGPPSSSPSTSTQAPQPVALWRSTSSDAVATGSTAASQMSEKPLLHRSESTPATSDADISIVKVESEVSFDEQFHGDDPNVTFEPDDQSGDWNREDTSNEESNASEDKMPQWMADTMKDIAAGQGTTQEYRGLPNLPATYRSNLGRSPSLDPVNYIFIELGQPLPEGYVRLDEEEKVCVPSVWLNRTLSQCVGKPAFFTLKKLVNGFVNPWECKYGGTSAYKNTPLEPVFNALLSFGEKRLGLKSSQGRRALNEKLYAGRKVAGIQKSVT, from the exons ATGTTTTACCATAAGGTTTACATGAACCAGATCCATTCCAGTTCTCTTCTATGTCAGCTGGCCTCCATGTGGAAGAACCAGGTTCTATGTGATGCAGTCATTAAAGCAGGAAACAGTCAAATTAAA GCGCACAGGGTAGTCTTAGTTGCTGCATGCCCCATGCTACATTCCATGAAGAATGCCTCGGTGGGCTCCAATCTGGAAGTGAGGCTAGCAGCAGACATTAAAGCAGATGCCATCAACACTTTCCTTCAGTACTTATATGAGGGCTTCATGATGCTGACAGAAGAAAACACCAAAGATGTGGAAAAGATTGCACGGGTCTTGCAGGTGGAAAGTGTTCTGAAGTGTTGTGCAGACTTCTACAAGTGTTTGCATGCAGGTGATAAATATGAATACAGTTTCCACGATAATGCAGAGTTCAAGCATGTCAGAGCATCAGATCTTCTCAAGGTTCATGAAAGAAACAAAAGAACCTCTGAGATACAACCCCCAAGTCCAGGAGCTAAACGTCAAAGAATTCAAAGCAGGGGTTCCTCAGACTCTTTCAATGATTTTGGAGCAAGTGACCCATGGGATAGAGTTCCTAGAGAAGGACTCATGGGAAGCTCCTCAACAAGAAACACCCAACCAGGGGTCATTGAGATCATGGAAGATAGTGTGGAAATAGTGCACTCGGATAAACCAGAAGACTCCGGAGGGACGCGTCGGGACAATCCACAAGACAGAATGTCCATATCTGTGGCCAGTCAAATGAAAGCAAACAATGATGTTCAGATCATTAATGCTTCCAGTGGATCAGAGCCCCCACCTCGTATCACAGCAAGCAGTTCAGAATCATCTAGATTTTCTTCTCATCCTTCATTTTCACATTCTCAGGGATCATCAAGTTTGGGTTTTCGACATGATCCTAACTTCGCTAATCCAAATAGTGCATCAGGTAGCAGACTCCCTACATCTCCTTCAGCTCATTCTAGAATGCCATCTCCTTCATCAGCTTATCATCTTCCTCAAAGAACCTCAGCACATTCACAACCAAAGCCATTCGCCGCAGGAAATGCTGCCCAGGCATCAAAGAGTTACAACATACCGTCACCAGGGGAACAGTCGCGCTCTTCCCAGGATCAGTCACGGGTAACGGCAGGAGCAAGCACCTTGTCGTTTTCCTCATCTTCATCTTCATTGGTAGGTCCTCCATCATCCTCTCCATCTACTTCTACACAAGCACCTCAACCAGTGGCTTTATGGAGGAGTACCAGTTCTGATGCAGTGGCTACAGGGTCTACAGCAGCCTCCCAGATGTCAGAGAAGCCATTGCTGCATAG GTCAGAAAGTACACCAGCCACTTCTGATGCAGATATTTCCATAGTTAAAGTGGAAAGTGAGGTGTCATTTGATGAACAATTCCATGGTGACGACCCTAATGTCACCTTTGAACCTGACGACCAATCAGGAGACTGGAACAGAGAAGACACATCTAATGAAGAAAGCAATGCAAGTGAAGACAAGATGCCCCAGTGGATGGCCGATACAATGAAAG ATATTGCAGCAGGACAGGGGACTACACAAGAGTATCGGGGTCTACCTAATCTCCCTGCAACATATAGAAGCAACTTGGGAAGGTCTCCATCATTAGATCCAGTTAACTAT ATATTTATTGAACTTGGACAGCCATTACCAGAAGGCTATGTACGATTAGATGAGGAGGAGAAAGTGTGTGTTCCGTCTGTGTGGCTGAATCGGACATTAAGTCAGTGTGTGGGCAAGCCAGCCTTCTTTACACTGAAAAAACTAGTCAATGGTTTTGTAAATCCATGGGAGTGTAAATATGGGGGAACCTCAGCCTACAAGAACACACCGCTGGAGCCGGTGTTCAATGCCTTGTTGT CCTTTGGTGAGAAACGGTTAGGCTTGAAGAGTTCTCAGGGCAGGCGGGCCCTCAATGAAAAACTCTATGCTGGAAGAAAAGTTGCAGGAATTCAGAAATCTGTAACTTGA
- the LOC105328437 gene encoding uncharacterized protein isoform X12: protein MFYHKVYMNQIHSSSLLCQLASMWKNQVLCDAVIKAGNSQIKAHRVVLVAACPMLHSMKNASVGSNLEVRLAADIKADAINTFLQYLYEGFMMLTEENTKDVEKIARVLQVESVLKCCADFYKCLHAGDKYEYSFHDNAEFKHVRASDLLKVHERNKRTSEIQPPSPGAKRQRIQSRGSSDSFNDFGASDPWDRVPREGLMGSSSTRNTQPGVIEIMEDSVEIVHSDKPEDSGGTRRDNPQDRMSISVASQMKANNDVQIINASSGSEPPPRITASSSESSRFSSHPSFSHSQGSSSLGFRHDPNFANPNSASGSRLPTSPSAHSRMPSPSSAYHLPQRTSAHSQPKPFAAGNAAQASKSYNIPSPGEQSRSSQDQSRVTAGASTLSFSSSSSSLVGPPSSSPSTSTQAPQPVALWRSTSSDAVATGSTAASQMSEKPLLHRSESTPATSDADISIVKVESEVSFDEQFHGDDPNVTFEPDDQSGDWNREDTSNEESNASEDKMPQWMADTMKGPRVRDKMLPPQYADHKCVSVEGRKQNRCALCQHQNVKTKSGWDVITRLQCKQCDINLCKECFVVYHILLSEGRAPALRKKHFSYFQFPK, encoded by the exons ATGTTTTACCATAAGGTTTACATGAACCAGATCCATTCCAGTTCTCTTCTATGTCAGCTGGCCTCCATGTGGAAGAACCAGGTTCTATGTGATGCAGTCATTAAAGCAGGAAACAGTCAAATTAAA GCGCACAGGGTAGTCTTAGTTGCTGCATGCCCCATGCTACATTCCATGAAGAATGCCTCGGTGGGCTCCAATCTGGAAGTGAGGCTAGCAGCAGACATTAAAGCAGATGCCATCAACACTTTCCTTCAGTACTTATATGAGGGCTTCATGATGCTGACAGAAGAAAACACCAAAGATGTGGAAAAGATTGCACGGGTCTTGCAGGTGGAAAGTGTTCTGAAGTGTTGTGCAGACTTCTACAAGTGTTTGCATGCAGGTGATAAATATGAATACAGTTTCCACGATAATGCAGAGTTCAAGCATGTCAGAGCATCAGATCTTCTCAAGGTTCATGAAAGAAACAAAAGAACCTCTGAGATACAACCCCCAAGTCCAGGAGCTAAACGTCAAAGAATTCAAAGCAGGGGTTCCTCAGACTCTTTCAATGATTTTGGAGCAAGTGACCCATGGGATAGAGTTCCTAGAGAAGGACTCATGGGAAGCTCCTCAACAAGAAACACCCAACCAGGGGTCATTGAGATCATGGAAGATAGTGTGGAAATAGTGCACTCGGATAAACCAGAAGACTCCGGAGGGACGCGTCGGGACAATCCACAAGACAGAATGTCCATATCTGTGGCCAGTCAAATGAAAGCAAACAATGATGTTCAGATCATTAATGCTTCCAGTGGATCAGAGCCCCCACCTCGTATCACAGCAAGCAGTTCAGAATCATCTAGATTTTCTTCTCATCCTTCATTTTCACATTCTCAGGGATCATCAAGTTTGGGTTTTCGACATGATCCTAACTTCGCTAATCCAAATAGTGCATCAGGTAGCAGACTCCCTACATCTCCTTCAGCTCATTCTAGAATGCCATCTCCTTCATCAGCTTATCATCTTCCTCAAAGAACCTCAGCACATTCACAACCAAAGCCATTCGCCGCAGGAAATGCTGCCCAGGCATCAAAGAGTTACAACATACCGTCACCAGGGGAACAGTCGCGCTCTTCCCAGGATCAGTCACGGGTAACGGCAGGAGCAAGCACCTTGTCGTTTTCCTCATCTTCATCTTCATTGGTAGGTCCTCCATCATCCTCTCCATCTACTTCTACACAAGCACCTCAACCAGTGGCTTTATGGAGGAGTACCAGTTCTGATGCAGTGGCTACAGGGTCTACAGCAGCCTCCCAGATGTCAGAGAAGCCATTGCTGCATAG GTCAGAAAGTACACCAGCCACTTCTGATGCAGATATTTCCATAGTTAAAGTGGAAAGTGAGGTGTCATTTGATGAACAATTCCATGGTGACGACCCTAATGTCACCTTTGAACCTGACGACCAATCAGGAGACTGGAACAGAGAAGACACATCTAATGAAGAAAGCAATGCAAGTGAAGACAAGATGCCCCAGTGGATGGCCGATACAATGAAAG GGCCCCGGGTTCGAGATAAAATGCTGCCCCCACAATATGCAGATCATAAGTGCGTTTCTGTGGAAGGTCGGAAGCAGAATAGGTGCGCTCTTTGCCAACATCAGAACGTTAAAACGAAGTCGGGCTGGGACGTGATAACGCGACTACAGTGTAAACAGTGTGACATAAACCTCTGTAAAGAATGCTTTGTGGTATACCATATTCTTCTCTCAGAAGGAAGAGCTCCGGCACTCCGGAAGAAACATTTCTCGTACTTTCAGTTTCCCAAGTGA